The Coffea arabica cultivar ET-39 chromosome 2c, Coffea Arabica ET-39 HiFi, whole genome shotgun sequence genome includes the window aGGGCGAGATCCCTTTTGTGGTCGATGGTGTGAATGGAGGAAAGAAGATGAGTAATGGTGATGTGGGAAAGAAtaagaagagagaaaataaatggaacagaaaggaagaaaatgaaaaaggaaataaaaattttttttctccacATTCTCAAATAcataaaagttttttttaacaaaattttcaataaactatagtaaatttttaaaatattttccaaaaaacaCTCCATTCAAACAAACCCGTCATTTTAGGATAGAATAATGTAGCGCACCAGAACTTCTGATGGGAATTTTGTGGACTTTGTATTGAAATATTTTCTCCATCCTTTTGTATTCTTGTGTTCTTTTACTACACAAGGGCTTATTTGTGTAGTGCGTACGATAATCATAATATACATTAATCCACTAGGATTAGTTCAATagttagaaaataatttttataactCTTTTTGCTATTAAGTTCAGGTTCAAATTCTAAGTTTGGCAATTGAAAATGGGGAGGTGTGTGGAGATACAGGAgggcacacacacacacatatatatatgcgTGTCATATGTGTTGATGGCAACAAATACCCTTGCTATTACTGAACAAAAGTAAAGTACTTACAACACGGCATacgaaatatatatatatatatatatatatatatatatatatataaagaaaatgaacaacTTCACGCAAATAAAACTTGCTCAAAAGTACTGCAAGAAAACTTGGCACCCTAACGTAGTAGTAAATCTGAAATCCTCCAAGTTAAAAGTTTCGTATTTACATTTTCCAAAGACAAAAAGTATTTATGTGAATATCCACATACAAAGATATTTCTAGATTCACATTTGAAAAacagaaaagagaaaatacCAATTATAAATATTGTGTTGTAAATAGTACAACAGATCAACTAGGTTTGGTTCCAACTGTACCTTGCTAAAAGCACGGTGCTTTGTATATTACCGAAAAGAACCACCAGTGCAAAGGCTGGTGGCCACCACCTAACTTGGTAGGGTGAGAGGCAAGGTTTGACTCCCACAAAAATGTCACATTTAAGtggtttgttttaaaaaaaaaaagggaaaatgatcggtttcatttttcatattttacaaaaatattcttttcgtccatCGCTTTTAAAACAAATCAATTTCATCTTTGACATTTAAGAACTGAAGTTTTTACATCCTTGAACCCAAATTTCAATTTGAATCAAACCACCAATGAatctgattacaaattttgggagtgtaattggtagatcatttggttaactcaacttgatattcatgtaaaatttaatgaaccaaaaaagaaaaaaaattataacataaaaaagaaagattaatctttccgACATTATCATTGTATACACTAACGGTTTTATGTACAGCCATattatttcaatttaaatttaaacactgaattttatatttatgatacataTCTAAATTCGCAAGCGGATATACTAACGGTGTATgaaaagatttttttaaaaaaaaatctcactattccaagacaaataatggccttttatgttataaattttattttttcagttTAATAAATATCATGTGAATATAATGAAATTGACCGAGtgatctatcaattctatttCCGAAATTTATTACTGGGCTATTGAATGGTTTgattcaaattgaaaattaggttcagggatgtaatagttttaattttaaaatgtcAGGGATGAATTTGCTTTATTtaaaaagtgagggacgaaaagaatgtTTTTGCGAAATGTGAATGATGAAACaggtcatttttcaaaaaaaaaaaaaaaccaggcAGGTGTGTTGTGCACCTGTTTGATCCGGTGGTGGTTCAATCCCCTCCGGATTATCCCTGGGTCTTTTTAGATCCTCTTCCTTCCCCCTTAGTGTAGCATAGATTAGGTTATATAACTGTTGttgtctcaaaaaaaaaaaagtatattatcgaaaagagaattaaaaaataatatgtgattctTTTTACTACATAACTTGAAATGACTTTTTGCATCATGTTTGGATAGCaaaattttttcacatttcttaatccacattttttaatatttcaaaccatctttttatctcacatatattatatcacaaaaaaatactacattaattatttcaaataattatttggaataatactctatccaaacaaagtaGACGAGGCAAATGGTGAGTCCTAATAGTAGGGgagaaataaaaagaagaacGGAATGTTGAACACAAAGAAATTAAGTGGAGAGAAACATTGATTAAAAATTTAATGTAACCATTAGCCGTACGATAATACTGTCCTTTTATTTTGACTCTGCTAGTTGCAGGATAATCCCAATAATAGACTgtacttgtttggattgtgatttttcgatgaaaattttttacgtttttcgtgaacatatttttcaatgatctttttatctcacacacatCAAATTGTTGAAGTAtatttttttctacaaaaactcataaaaatagcaatccaaataagACGAGTTTCATTACTCAACAAAAACTTAGATCCTTTTAACTTGTTTAAAAGTATAGTTATCTTGATAATTATACTTTTTTATTGTTTCATTTGGTTAGCGCTTTGATAGTTAAGAGAATATTTGGTTTTGATTATGTTCGCAAGATGTTATTTGGTAGTTAgagtaaaatttattttttgtaagcataaaaaaaggttaaaaaaatgaaaaaagaagctTTACCCCTAATAAGTATCATATTATATCTAATATATTGATAAAACTTTTTAAAATGTAAATTTAGAGTGTAGATTCAGCCACACCCTCTAGTAcaatgaccttttttttttgggagttttTCTCCCACCACCTTACCCCTTACTGGTACGGTAGGAAAacacccattttttcttttgtcctaAGTAAAAGATAATCTCCATTGAGCCCCTCATATGAGTATTACCTCCCCAAACAGTATCCAAAACATCGTCCATCTCCCCTCCTCGCTTCTGCTAAAGCCCCGGCTCCCCCCGTTTCACCTTGGCCATTTCCCCGCCCAATCCTCGTCTCTAACCTCGCCCCTTTAAATTTCCCCCAAATTACCGTCCATTTTGTAAATATTTCCAGTTCCTATAATCGCTAATCCACGCAATTAACTATTCAGCCATCTGCGATTCCATTCAATTTGATTCAACCTCTTCTAGGGTTTCGAAACCTAATTTCCCACCACCTGGATTAATTTCAAAGTCCAATGAAATGATTGTCAATTGGGACAACAATACTAACGACTCGAGCTCGAAATCAATCAACGAGACCGTCAATGGCTCCCACCATTTCACCATCAGGGGGTACTCGTTGGCCAAGGGTATGGGCCCTGGTAAATACATCTCCAGCGACACATTTAGCGTTGGGGGTTACGATTGGGCTGTTTACTTTTACCCCGACGGTAAAAACATAGAGGATTCGTCCATGTATGTGTCGGTGTTCATCGCCCTGGCAAGCGAGGGTACGGATGTGAGGGCTTTGTTCGAGCTAACCCTTTTGGACCAGAGCGGCAAAGGCAAGCACAAAGTCCATAGTCATTTCGACCGCGCGTTGGAGAGTGGACCTTATACCTTGAAATACAGAGGAAGCATGtggtatgatttttttttttttcatattactTAAGTGCTTTaacctttttaatttttctaggtTATTCATGTCAGACGGGAGCTGTTCGTTGCATTGAGTTGGGTATATTGTAGGCTTAAATTGCgctgaaattagggttttcaaaaggGCTGAGgtgtaattgttgtttttcttctttgttgaTTGTCTGTGATGAGGGATAGTGTTTTTTTCCCCCTGAATCATGTGTGCTATAACGGAATAATTTGGGAATGAaaataattttggaattagCAATGCTCAAAGTCTTAAGTTCTAATGTACTTGTTATTTTTGAATTTAGAAGCAAAACACCTACACATGCCTGCAAATCTTATCTGGACTCTCTCAAAAACTGCATTCAGATGCTATGCGCTGGCATGTACTATATATACTTTTGTAGTAGCATGTTTGTGAAAATTGGCTTAGTTGGTATGTCTTAATGGAGTGTAGTCTAGCTCAGTTGTACTTCAGACCCCCTTCTTAATTCTTTGCATAGGAGTGGAGATGGAATAACTCCAAATCCAACGGAATTTCCTTATTGCTTGTATAGGGGCTACAAACGTTTCTTCAGAAGAACCAGTTTAGAAACATCTGATTATCTCAAGGATGATTGCCTTGCAATGCATTGTACTGTTGGAGTTGTTAGAACCCGTGTTGAAGGACCCAAACAGTATACTATTTCTGTACCACCATCAGACATGGGCCAGAATCTCAAGTACTTGCTGGAGTCTGAAATTGGCAGTGATATAACTTTTCAAGTTGGTGATGAGGCATTCAAAGCCCATAAGTTGATCCTTGCTGCTCGCTCTCCTGTATTTAGAGCCCAATTTTTTGGACTTATTGGAGATCCCAATAAAGAGATAGTAGAACTTGCCGATATTGAACCCTCTATCTTCAAggtaattatcaatttttttgaaTCTGTTCCTTACAGTTTATCTTTGGTTTTAGAATTAGTAGAAATTGTACAGCGTTACTGGCATATGCTTTATCTAATTGGAagtacattattattattattatttttaaaagcTTGCATCCCTTTCTATGGGATGCATGGGCTTGTAGATGAGGCTTCTTGACATTTTTATGATAATCTTGGCTCATCCATGAAAGTATGTTAGGTCCACCACAATTACTGGTGCAGAGCATTGTATATAATTACTGAGCAGTTCTTTAGTTCCCTATACTCTAATGGCAGATAACTCTGGTAGACAATAATCTCATAGAGTTTCTTGTTTGGTTTTTGAGGGAACTGCAGGTCTAATGGCTTAATGGGCTTGTCGCTGCTGCACTTTTAATCACACATTACTGATCATTAGAGGTCACAAACATAGTACTATAGAAGTTTCACATAATGAATTGGTTGAAGCTCAAACAAGTTAAAAGGTTGATACAATCTGAGCATACCAGTGAATCATTTTGTAGATTTAGAGTCTCCTGAAGATTGAAAATGCTGCTTTATTTTGCTGATCTACATGTAAAATCAAAGGCTTGTGCTTGACCAGTTGGTCAACACAGTCATAGAGGCTTGCTTTAGATGGCCTTCTGAGGTTTCTCTCTGTGACAATTGATTGATTGTAAATACTGGTGTAATTCCTTGGATTCTTGTGATTGATGTCCTTATTGGTCTAAATTAACTGTGTTGGATATCATACGTTTTGTAGGTAATGCTCCATTTCATTTACTCGGATGACCTTCCTGATCTACATGAGATTACTGGATCAACTTCCATGTGCACATCAACTATCATGTTGCAGCACCTCTTGGCAGCTGCTGACCGGTATGGTTTAGATAGGCTGAAACAGTTATGTGAAGCAAGATTATGTGAAGAAGTCAGCGCTGATACAGTGGCAACTACTCTTTCCCTAGCTGAACAACACCATTGTTTACAGCTGAAAGCCATCTGTTTGAAATTTGCAGCAACAAACTTGGGAGGTGCGTGTAGTCCGTAGATCTGAGCGGTGCACTGTTTCAGGTTATTTGATTATGGTATTTTTGTCTGTTTATCTGCGGATGTATCATTCATACAGTTTGTATGCTTGCTCACTCATCGTGGACATTTAATACTCATCAAGTGTGCGAGAAATGATTTATCGTTGGAGAAATTGAGATCTTTTGGTTTTTGGACATGACAGTACCAGCTCCATTTCAGTCATTGTAGAAAGCTAGCATCCTATGAGTCATAATAATGAATAGTCATTAGAGATGTCTGAAAGTCCAGATAAGTTAATTCTCTCGTTTTTGTCAGATGACCAATAGGTGCGGAAGACTTCTGCTTTTAGTTAACAATGAGCTTTAGGGATATTAATTTGCTATTCTGGAAATACTAAATGTGGTTAAATTCAAAGTTGAAGATTATCAGGACACAAGCTTCAATTCAGTCTGAAACTGTTGATCAGTTTTTGGTTTGAAATACCTCGGCTAGTGTTTTCGTTTTGTACTTACACAGTTTTGTCATGACACTTACGAGTTTTGATTGATTTCTCCTTCTAGCTCAGGTAAATTGGAGTTGGTTTTTGGGGGAGACTGTCTGAAAACTGAAATCATACTTGCCATCATGGTTTCTTACTCTGTTGCTTTTTAATGATAAAATGTAGGACAGTTGAAAGTTTTTGTGCATGAGCAGTGATGAACTTGTTAAAAGTTTTGTTTTCTTCATAAACATGtagttcttttttccttttaattccTTAATTTGGATTGCATTCACTTGCACTGCACTGGGGCCTTGAGTGATGAAATAGTGCTTTCTTCAGTGCATCTGTTTAAATAGGCTTTGTTTCGAGATTGACATCTGCAATATAACTTGACAGTTTTATTAAGCATGTGCAATTTGTTTGTATAATTGCTGAACTTTTTTGATCCTTCTGCCTCAGTGGTTATGCAGTCAGAGGGCTTCAGACATTTAGAATTGAGCTGCCCCTCACTGTTGTCGGAGTTGCTGGAAACAATTGCTTCAGTGGATGAGAAACCAAACCTAATGTCAAGTAAGAAAAGAAGTGGCAGcagtatatttgggattgacTTGGTGGCTGACGGTGCTGCAGCAGAATCAGTGAATCCTAATGTCAGGCGCATTCGGAGGCGGCTGTAGTATTATCGTCGTGTATACAAGAGTGAAAAATAACTCGTTTAAGCAGGTGCATCTAAAAGTCGTAGTTATGTCTAGCATGTCTATAGTATATCGTTTAGTTTTGATTCTTCTTGGTTGCTGGAGGAGTTCTCTTTTCTAACCATTCTGCCCTGGTggttgggggaaaaaaaaagagggggggggggcttTCACTGTATATCAGCATGAGGTGAAGGGCTAGAGGGTGTTGCAATGTTAAGACTTCTCAAGTATGAATGATCAACTGCCAGAAAATCTGAATAAGATTTATTTTGGCTTGAATGTTGAATGACTGCTTTATTATAGAATGCATAATTCGGATTATTTGTTGATCTCAAAATTTTCAGGGAGATCGATAGCAAGCTTTACGGCTTTTGAAGGTAAACGTACAGGGGAATATGAAATCTGGTTTGATGATCTTTATAGTTTATACCTCCGCTGCAAGACCCCGTCAGGTCTCCATTCCCTTGATATAGAATCTTGCCTTTGGATAGTCTCAATCATATAAACTCTGGAGGATCGTAGGATGGGAAAGATTCTTACCTGTTTTTCTCTGGCAATTCTTTCGTTGCTTTACCTTGTTTTGGATGTTTTTTTCTGATCCAAACCTGATAATAGAATCCTTGTCTGAGGAACTAGATTTCATCTCTACTGGTACATAATTTGTATGCTGATCCCCTCTCTTTCCAAGTGGAACGTTGTTACCTTCTCTATAAATAAGGCGAAGTGCCTTTGGCTGAACGCATGGAATCATTCATTCCTTATAGTAGTTGTAGATATCCGGGGGAAGTGGAGATGTTACAAGCTGCCAGATGCTTTGAAACAAAACAAACcaagtaaaagaagaaaaaacgctttcttaccaaaaaaaaaaaaaagcgagaAATATGCAATAGCAAAAGTTTTAACTACTTTGCTTGCAGTTGGGCATACAGGAATCAAATGACAGAAAAAACAGAAAGAAGTTTGGGTTATTGTCAATAAAAGATTGATATAATAGTGGAGTAACAAAGAGGTGTGGGTCTGGAGGTTGGCTCCAGCGTAAAAGGTACTGCTCCTGTGTCTCGCGAGTTTCAACTGGAATGAAAATATCCTCTCAATTTCGTGACCATCCTGGCTGGGACAAGAAGAATGCGATGGATGAAGAAAGCTGGGGTTATGGGGACTTAAATGGGCAAAAAGGAAATTGACGGGAAAAGTGGCCCGCTTTTTGACACCTCACATGCATCGCAGGTGCAATGTCACACGGACACCGACCGACGTCTGCTCTCCTTCCTCAGTGACTCAGTAGAGTACTTCCGTACTTTCTTTTCCtacagacttttttttttttgggttggagGGTTTTGTTCCCTCCATAGTCCATACTCaacaaattgaaattgaagATCACAGATCTGGAGAGACAGATTACTGAATCGATTGAATGCATTATTTTCTGTTAGAAGAAGAACAATGGGGTTGATGAGCAATGTAGATCTCTTCAAATCCTCAACTCTCATCAAACTCTCTGCTTTCGTCTTCGTCTCCGTAGTTTTCTTCTACTTAGGCAAGCAATGGTCCCAATCCGACGCCTATCAACAAATCCTCTTCTTTTCTTCCAACCAAAGCCCTAAACCTGTTTCCTCCTCCTCCGTTTCCTTGTCCCCTAATTTCAATAAAACCTTCAATCTCTCTTCCCTCTTCAACCACACCGCTTCAACTCTATCCCCACCCCAACAACAACAACAGCAGATTGTTGTCGCTTCTACTCCGCCACCCCCGCCGCCGGCGGTGAAGAGGATGGGGGTGGTGGATGAAAACGGGGTGATGACGAATGATTTTGAGGTGGGTGATTTTGATCCGGAGGCGGTGGAGAATTCGGGGCAGCAGGAGGAGGAGGCTACTTCAAATGGGGGAGGCCAAACCCAAACGTTTAAGATTAACAAGTTTCAAGTGTGTCCGGAGAGTCTGAGAGAGTATATTCCCTGTATGGACAATTTGGAGGCTATCAAGAAGCTGAATTCTACTGCAAAGGGCGAAAGATTCGAGCGCCATTGTCCTGAAAAGGACCAGGGATTGAGCTGCTTGGTTCCTGCTCCTAAAGGCTACAGAACTCCTATTCCTTGGCCTAAAAGTCGCGACGAGGTACTAAAAAGTTTCAGCTGCTAAAAATTCAGCTAAGCTTGTTCTTTTTTCCGTTTCTTGAGTAATGGATTTAGAGATTGTGGAAACTTTTGGAAATTTGCATCAAGGTGTATGGTTAACAGTTGTCTAGACCATTTTGGATGAGTAGTTGATATTTAGTGTGAAGGATTTTTAGCTGTCCTACAATGGCAAGTAACTACCTTCTACCCCAAATCCTATATGTTGGACTTAATTGCGGTGTGCATTTTAAAAATGTTAAGTTCAATTCTCATGTTTTTAATCTTTATCGTATGATGTAGGTCTGGTTCAGCAATGTTCCTCATGCCCGGCTGGTTGAGGATAAAGGGGGTCAGAACTGGATTACAGTAGACAAGGATAAGTTCAAGTTTCCAGGAGGTGGAACACAATTTATACATGGGGCAGATAAATACATAGATCAGATGGAGAAGGTTTGACGGATCTTCCTAATTTGGTAAAAGAAAATCGAACTGCAGGGAATTATGTTGTCTAATTGTTTGTCCTCTGTTTGTCTTGTAGATGGTTCCTGAGATTGCTTTTGGTCATAATACCCGGGTTGTTTTGGATGTCGGTTGTGGTGTGGCAAGTTTTGGTGCATATTTATTTTCAAAGAATGTTCTTACCTTGTCTGTAGCCCCAAAAGATGTTCACGAAAACCAGATTCAGTTTGCACTTGAGAGGGGTGTGCCTGCAATGGTGTCTGCATTTGCAACACGGCGTTTATTATATCCAAGTCAGGCCTTTGATTTGATACACTGTTCAAGGTGCAGAGTCAACTGGACACGAGATGGTGTGTGTAGTTTTCACGACattacctctctctctctctctctctctctctctctctctctctctccttatAATATGATGATGATTATGATAGTAATAAGAATAATAATATGCCGTTATCTGTTAAAACCATTGTTCACTGTTAACATACCCATATCAATTATTACAAGGTATGTCCTTTGACTTTCGCTTGTAAATATCCTGCACTGTCAATTCAGTTTATTgtttatgtaaattttgatcgTGTAAGCTCTTATTCAGGATATCAATAGCATACATCACGTGTTTCTATGATACCATGCCTTTTAAGTTATACTATTATACCAGACACTTGTTTGCTTATCTGGTAAAAGTTATAGTTTTTCTGCTCATGTAAAATGTGAATAGAACCTGTAGTTTATGCTACTCTTTGTTGAGACAATTAATGGATATTTTATATTCTAATCTGTGCTTTTCACATTGTTTGAAGATGGCATTTTACTACTTGAGGTCAATAGATTGCTTCGGGCAGGAGGATATTTTGCTTGGGCAGCACAGCCTGTTTACAAGCACGAAGTAGTCCTAGAAGAACAATGGGAAGGTAAA containing:
- the LOC113725431 gene encoding BTB/POZ and MATH domain-containing protein 3-like isoform X1: MIVNWDNNTNDSSSKSINETVNGSHHFTIRGYSLAKGMGPGKYISSDTFSVGGYDWAVYFYPDGKNIEDSSMYVSVFIALASEGTDVRALFELTLLDQSGKGKHKVHSHFDRALESGPYTLKYRGSMWGYKRFFRRTSLETSDYLKDDCLAMHCTVGVVRTRVEGPKQYTISVPPSDMGQNLKYLLESEIGSDITFQVGDEAFKAHKLILAARSPVFRAQFFGLIGDPNKEIVELADIEPSIFKVMLHFIYSDDLPDLHEITGSTSMCTSTIMLQHLLAAADRYGLDRLKQLCEARLCEEVSADTVATTLSLAEQHHCLQLKAICLKFAATNLGVVMQSEGFRHLELSCPSLLSELLETIASVDEKPNLMSSKKRSGSSIFGIDLVADGAAAESVNPNVRRIRRRL
- the LOC113725431 gene encoding BTB/POZ and MATH domain-containing protein 3-like isoform X2, producing MIVNWDNNTNDSSSKSINETVNGSHHFTIRGYSLAKGMGPGKYISSDTFSVGGYDWAVYFYPDGKNIEDSSMYVSVFIALASEGTDVRALFELTLLDQSGKGKHKVHSHFDRALESGPYTLKYRGSMWGYKRFFRRTSLETSDYLKDDCLAMHCTVGVVRTRVEGPKQYTISVPPSDMGQNLKYLLESEIGSDITFQVGDEAFKAHKLILAARSPVFRAQFFGLIGDPNKEIVELADIEPSIFKVMLHFIYSDDLPDLHEITGSTSMCTSTIMLQHLLAAADRYGLDRLKQLCEARLCEEVSADTVATTLSLAEQHHCLQLKAICLKFAATNLGGACSP
- the LOC113725430 gene encoding probable methyltransferase PMT11 isoform X2, whose product is MGLMSNVDLFKSSTLIKLSAFVFVSVVFFYLGKQWSQSDAYQQILFFSSNQSPKPVSSSSVSLSPNFNKTFNLSSLFNHTASTLSPPQQQQQQIVVASTPPPPPPAVKRMGVVDENGVMTNDFEVGDFDPEAVENSGQQEEEATSNGGGQTQTFKINKFQVCPESLREYIPCMDNLEAIKKLNSTAKGERFERHCPEKDQGLSCLVPAPKGYRTPIPWPKSRDEVWFSNVPHARLVEDKGGQNWITVDKDKFKFPGGGTQFIHGADKYIDQMEKMVPEIAFGHNTRVVLDVGCGVASFGAYLFSKNVLTLSVAPKDVHENQIQFALERGVPAMVSAFATRRLLYPSQAFDLIHCSRCRVNWTRDDGILLLEVNRLLRAGGYFAWAAQPVYKHEVVLEEQWEEMENLTTNLCWNLVKKEGYIAVWQKPLNNSCYLSRKDGTQPPLCDQDYDPDKVWYVDLKPCITRLPEDGYGANVSKWPARLQNPPDRLQSIQFDAYISRKELFKAESKYWNEIIESYVRVLKWKNFKLRNVLDMRAGFGGFAAALIQNRLDCWVLNVVPVNGPNTLPVIYDRGLIGVMHDWCEPFDTYPRTYDLLHAAGLFSIERKRCNITTIMLEMDRILRPGGHVYIRDSLAVMDELQAIGNALGWRVSIRDTSEGPHASYRIFIGDKNLLRT
- the LOC113725430 gene encoding probable methyltransferase PMT11 isoform X1, with the translated sequence MGLMSNVDLFKSSTLIKLSAFVFVSVVFFYLGKQWSQSDAYQQILFFSSNQSPKPVSSSSVSLSPNFNKTFNLSSLFNHTASTLSPPQQQQQQIVVASTPPPPPPAVKRMGVVDENGVMTNDFEVGDFDPEAVENSGQQEEEATSNGGGQTQTFKINKFQVCPESLREYIPCMDNLEAIKKLNSTAKGERFERHCPEKDQGLSCLVPAPKGYRTPIPWPKSRDEVWFSNVPHARLVEDKGGQNWITVDKDKFKFPGGGTQFIHGADKYIDQMEKMVPEIAFGHNTRVVLDVGCGVASFGAYLFSKNVLTLSVAPKDVHENQIQFALERGVPAMVSAFATRRLLYPSQAFDLIHCSRCRVNWTRDDGILLLEVNRLLRAGGYFAWAAQPVYKHEVVLEEQWEEMENLTTNLCWNLVKKEGYIAVWQKPLNNSCYLSRKDGTQPPLCDQDYDPDKVWSIYEEPLQSRFGDFDNLIVQGYRTSKVVNWYVDLKPCITRLPEDGYGANVSKWPARLQNPPDRLQSIQFDAYISRKELFKAESKYWNEIIESYVRVLKWKNFKLRNVLDMRAGFGGFAAALIQNRLDCWVLNVVPVNGPNTLPVIYDRGLIGVMHDWCEPFDTYPRTYDLLHAAGLFSIERKRCNITTIMLEMDRILRPGGHVYIRDSLAVMDELQAIGNALGWRVSIRDTSEGPHASYRIFIGDKNLLRT